One part of the Acetoanaerobium sticklandii genome encodes these proteins:
- a CDS encoding NAD(P)-dependent malic enzyme, giving the protein MKDYNKMALELHEKSKGKISIASKVKLESRDDLSTAYTPGVAEPCRKINQNKSDVYKYTSKGNLVAVVTDGTAVLGLGDIGPEAGLPVMEGKAILFKAFADVDAFPICLSSTDTEEIIKAVKMIAPTFGGINLEDISAPRCIEIEERLRKELDIPVFHDDQHGTAIVVCAGLINALKLVNKSMSELKIAINGAGAAGSAIVKMLLSLGATNIIICDTKGILHKNVDTRGNFLKDELCKITNPHQITGTLEDAMKDADVFIGVSAADMVNEPMVKSMAKDSIIFAMANPVPEIMPNIAISAGAKVVGTGRSDFANQINNVLAFPGIFRGALDVRASDINEEMKIAAAYAIADIIPEDKLSPEYVIPDALDKEVAKQVAKAVAEAAIKTGVARI; this is encoded by the coding sequence TTGAAGGACTATAACAAAATGGCACTAGAGCTACATGAAAAGAGCAAAGGGAAGATAAGTATAGCAAGCAAGGTGAAGCTTGAATCTAGGGATGATTTGAGTACGGCTTATACACCTGGAGTTGCTGAGCCATGTAGAAAAATAAATCAAAACAAATCAGATGTTTACAAATATACTTCAAAGGGAAATCTTGTAGCAGTTGTTACGGATGGAACAGCAGTGCTTGGTCTTGGAGATATCGGTCCTGAGGCAGGGCTACCTGTTATGGAAGGCAAGGCAATACTTTTCAAAGCCTTTGCAGATGTAGATGCTTTTCCTATTTGCCTTAGCTCTACAGACACTGAGGAGATAATTAAAGCAGTAAAAATGATAGCTCCAACATTTGGAGGAATAAATCTAGAGGATATTTCTGCACCTAGATGTATAGAAATAGAGGAAAGACTGAGAAAAGAACTAGATATACCAGTATTTCATGATGATCAGCATGGAACGGCTATAGTAGTGTGCGCAGGGCTAATCAATGCGCTAAAGCTAGTAAATAAATCCATGAGTGAGCTTAAAATAGCAATAAATGGAGCAGGAGCGGCAGGAAGTGCTATAGTAAAGATGCTACTTAGTTTAGGAGCTACAAATATAATTATTTGTGATACAAAAGGAATATTACATAAAAATGTGGATACAAGAGGAAACTTCTTAAAAGATGAGCTATGCAAGATAACTAACCCTCATCAGATTACAGGGACTTTAGAAGATGCAATGAAGGATGCGGATGTATTTATAGGAGTATCTGCGGCAGATATGGTAAATGAACCTATGGTTAAATCTATGGCAAAGGATTCGATTATATTTGCAATGGCAAACCCAGTTCCAGAAATTATGCCTAATATTGCGATATCAGCAGGAGCTAAAGTAGTAGGAACTGGCCGCTCAGATTTTGCCAACCAAATTAATAATGTACTTGCATTTCCAGGGATTTTTAGAGGTGCTCTAGATGTGAGAGCAAGTGATATTAATGAAGAGATGAAAATAGCAGCAGCCTATGCCATAGCTGATATAATACCTGAAGATAAGCTAAGTCCTGAATATGTAATTCCGGACGCTCTTGATAAAGAGGTAGCAAAACAGGTAGCAAAAGCTGTAGCAGAGGCTGCAATAAAGACTGGTGTAGCTAGAATCTAG
- a CDS encoding GNAT family N-acetyltransferase: MNLSIREGIFSDFEHITLLNRTEMGLETPLSQTKMALGKILSDPKHKLFVATIDEDIVGYVHANDYDSLLEPPMKNIVALAVSSKYQHTGVAKQLINAVELWAMDTSAAGVRLISGETKVDSRSFYHSCGYSGDRHQINLKKVFLNNYR; encoded by the coding sequence ATGAACTTATCTATTCGAGAAGGCATCTTCTCAGATTTCGAACATATAACTCTTTTAAATAGAACTGAAATGGGATTAGAGACTCCTCTTTCACAAACAAAAATGGCTTTAGGAAAAATTCTTTCAGACCCTAAGCACAAACTATTTGTTGCTACTATAGATGAAGATATTGTGGGTTATGTTCATGCAAATGATTATGATTCACTACTTGAGCCTCCTATGAAAAATATAGTCGCTTTAGCTGTTTCATCTAAATATCAGCATACTGGTGTAGCAAAGCAATTAATTAATGCTGTAGAGCTTTGGGCTATGGACACAAGTGCCGCAGGTGTTAGATTGATATCAGGTGAAACAAAAGTAGATTCAAGGTCATTTTATCACTCTTGTGGCTATAGTGGCGACAGACACCAAATTAACCTAAAAAAAGTTTTTTTAAATAATTATAGATAA
- a CDS encoding biotin transporter BioY: protein MKNVRELVLVSLFAAITCILSIVSIPLPFTPVPITLQLLAVTMSSAVLGKRLGFYSQAVYTLLGAVGLPVFAGGKAGFSVLLGPTGGYIFGFMASAFVIGWLIEIFASKQQNPKAEYLTILFSMVAGLLVIYTFGVIQLMLVAKLSLIQGLLGGVTPFILADIIKIALGSSVAYSVKKSLIKSSLILS, encoded by the coding sequence ATGAAAAATGTCAGAGAATTAGTGTTGGTATCGTTATTTGCAGCAATCACTTGCATACTATCTATTGTATCTATTCCGCTTCCTTTTACTCCAGTCCCTATAACTCTACAGCTTCTTGCAGTTACTATGTCTAGTGCTGTTCTAGGGAAAAGACTTGGATTTTATTCGCAAGCTGTTTATACGCTTTTAGGTGCTGTTGGCCTTCCTGTATTTGCAGGTGGCAAAGCTGGTTTTTCTGTACTACTTGGACCTACAGGTGGATACATATTTGGTTTTATGGCGAGTGCCTTTGTCATAGGATGGCTAATTGAAATCTTTGCATCAAAACAACAAAACCCAAAGGCTGAGTATCTGACTATACTTTTTAGTATGGTAGCAGGACTTCTCGTTATCTATACCTTTGGGGTAATTCAGCTTATGCTAGTTGCTAAGCTTTCTTTAATCCAAGGTTTATTAGGAGGAGTTACCCCATTCATACTTGCCGATATAATCAAAATTGCTTTGGGTTCTTCTGTTGCATATTCAGTTAAAAAATCTCTTATAAAATCATCACTTATACTTAGCTAG
- a CDS encoding GDYXXLXY domain-containing protein: protein MTIKKLDKKKLLALGLLFLILIGFGSIHLVAENYGKSLYLETVPYDPVDLFRGDYVNLQYEIENLDMDLVDKSMYEKVNESGNIYYKIHDDAGYLIYEEDSNPLKAISLVPDRPSGSNYIKAKLFYIDEYAKKARLSIGLNRFYVPEGTGTELENLSRQGSLVVEIKKQGPFYTLKDISRIEEK from the coding sequence ATGACTATTAAAAAATTAGATAAAAAGAAACTCCTTGCTCTTGGACTTTTATTTTTGATATTAATAGGATTTGGCTCTATTCATCTAGTTGCTGAAAATTATGGAAAATCCTTATATCTTGAAACTGTTCCTTACGACCCAGTTGATTTGTTTAGAGGAGATTATGTAAATTTGCAATATGAAATTGAAAATCTCGATATGGATTTAGTTGACAAATCTATGTATGAAAAGGTAAATGAATCTGGAAATATCTATTATAAAATACACGACGATGCTGGATATCTAATATATGAAGAAGATTCTAATCCTCTTAAGGCCATATCCCTTGTCCCTGATAGACCTAGTGGTTCAAATTATATTAAAGCAAAGCTTTTCTATATAGATGAATATGCTAAGAAGGCAAGACTGAGCATCGGATTAAATAGATTTTATGTGCCCGAGGGAACTGGAACTGAGCTTGAGAATTTATCAAGACAAGGTAGCCTAGTTGTAGAAATTAAGAAACAAGGACCTTTCTATACACTGAAAGATATTTCAAGGATAGAAGAAAAATAG